The Comamonas endophytica sequence ACGGCCTCACGCCCGACACGCGCGCCATGCTGATCGACGGCAGCATGGACGCGGTCATCACCCAGAGCCCGCAGGCGGCGATGATGAGCTGCGTGCGCATCTTCACCAACCTGCGCGAAAAGCGCGACGCCATGCTGGGGGTCGATCCAGCACGGACCCTGGTGATCTTCCGCGAAAACCTCCCTTGAGGCAGGAATCAGCGGGGTGCAAGACGGATGGCGCCGTCCAGTCGGATCACTTCGCCATTGAGCATGTCGTTCTCGAAGATATGGCAGGCCAGCTTGGCATAGTCTCCGGGCGTGCCCAGGCGGCTGGGAAAGGGCACGCCTGCTGCCAGTGCGTCCTGGACCTCCTGCGGCATGCCGAACAGCATGGGCGTGCCGAAGATGCCGGGGGCGATGGTCATGTTGCGGATGCCGCTGCGCGCCAGGTCGCGTGCGATCGGCAGCGTCATGCCGACGATGCCGCCCTTGGAGGCGGAATAGGCCGCCTGGCCGATCTGGCCGTCATAGGCCGCCACGCTGGCAGTGGAAATCATCACGCCGCGCTCGCCGGTGGCTTCGGGCTCGTTTTTGCTCATGGCTTCGGCCGCCAGGCGGATCATGTTGAAGCTGCCGATCAGATTGACGTTGATGGCTTTGCTGAACACCGACAGCGCATGCGCGCCGTTCTTGCCCACGGTCTTCTCGGCCGGCGCAATGCCCGCGCAGTTGACCAGGCCCATCAGCTTGCCCAGTTGCACGGCCTGCGCCATGGCGGCCTGCGCATCGGATTCGCTGCTCACGTCGCAGTGCACGAAGGCGCCGCCGATCTCCTGCGCCACGGCGCGGCCCTTGTCGTCTTGCATGTCCGCGATGACCACCTTGCCACCCTTGGCGGCGAGCATGCGCGCCGTGCCTTCGCCCAAACCCGAAGCGCCGCCTGTCACGATGAAAACCTTGCC is a genomic window containing:
- a CDS encoding 3-hydroxyacyl-CoA dehydrogenase — translated: MDIAGKVFIVTGGASGLGEGTARMLAAKGGKVVIADMQDDKGRAVAQEIGGAFVHCDVSSESDAQAAMAQAVQLGKLMGLVNCAGIAPAEKTVGKNGAHALSVFSKAINVNLIGSFNMIRLAAEAMSKNEPEATGERGVMISTASVAAYDGQIGQAAYSASKGGIVGMTLPIARDLARSGIRNMTIAPGIFGTPMLFGMPQEVQDALAAGVPFPSRLGTPGDYAKLACHIFENDMLNGEVIRLDGAIRLAPR